One region of Vigna angularis cultivar LongXiaoDou No.4 chromosome 10, ASM1680809v1, whole genome shotgun sequence genomic DNA includes:
- the LOC128194453 gene encoding disease resistance protein At4g27190-like: MDYLVGFASSVSRDLVCGALNQLRYLGSFNNSVKKLEQEEGDLIVIRDDVQKYVEHAKRKTRETSGLVDKWLQDAISNIGKVNQLLEEARTKNMCCFGYCPNWIWRYRMGKKLANKVFDLEKFIHEGKKYVSFDRIPTLPSGTLHILSEKCMNFESRQSAYKQLLDGVKNNHVSMIGLYGMGGCGKTTLAMEIRKFVEAEHLFEKVLFVPVSSTVEVGRIQEKIASSLQVEFPETEEMQRAQRLCSRLTQEKNVFIILDDVWEKLDFGRIRIPSSEHLKGCKILITTRSEAVCTLMDCQRKIYLPILIDEEAWTLFQNKSLISDATSDTLKDLGRLISDECKGLPVAIAAVACSLKGKAETVWRVALNKLRHSKPINIERGLTDPYKCLRLSYDNLDDKEAKSLFLLCSVFPEDFEIPIEILTRCAIGLGVVGEVDSYEEARSEVIAAKIKLVSCCLLLDADDECVKMHDIVRDVAHIIAKMRIRLSSVTWKKMLEWNKIQ; this comes from the coding sequence ATGGACTACCTTGTGGGCTTTGCATCTTCTGTTTCAAGAGATTTAGTGTGTGGCGCATTAAATCAATTGCGTTATCTTGGCTCCTTTAACAATTCTGTCAAAAAGCTTGAGCAAGAAGAGGGCGATTTGATTGTAATAAGAGATGATGTCCAAAAATATGTTGAACATGCCAAGAGAAAAACTAGAGAGACTAGTGGACTTGTTGATAAGTGGCTGCAAGATGCTATCAGTAACATAGGCAAAGTGAATCAGTTGCTAGAAGAGGCAAGAACAAAAAACATGTGTTGCTTTGGATATTGTCCAAATTGGATTTGGCGATATCGTATGGGAAAAAAGCTAGCAAATAAAGTTTTTGACCTTGAAAAGTTCATTCATGAGGGTAAAAAATATGTGTCATTTGACCGCATCCCTACGCTACCTTCAGGCACCCTGCACATTCTTTCAGAAAAATGCATGAATTTTGAGAGTAGACAATCTGCATACAAGCAACTACTGGATGGAGTGAAAAATAATCATGTTTCCATGATTGGGTTGTATGGAATGGGAGGTTGTGGTAAAACCACATTAGCAATGGAAATTAGGAAGTTCGTAGAAGCAGAGCatctttttgaaaaagttcTTTTTGTACCTGTTTCTAGTACAGTGGAAGTTGGGAGGATTCAAGAGAAAATAGCAAGTTCACTGCAAGTTGAATTTCCAGAAACCGAAGAAATGCAGAGAGCCCAAAGATTGTGCTCAAGATTAactcaagagaaaaatgtttttataattctAGATGATGTGTGGGAGAAGCTTGACTTTGGTCGTATTAGAATTCCTTCTTCTGAACACCTTAAAGGCTGCAAGATTCTCATTACCACTAGATCAGAAGCAGTTTGTACTTTAATGGATTGTCAAAGAAAGATTTACTTGCCAATTTTAATCGATGAAGAAGCATGGACTCTTTTCCAAAATAAATCACTTATATCAGATGCCACCTCTGATACCTTAAAGGATCTGGGAAGATTAATTTCCGATGAATGTAAAGGATTGCCGGTTGCCATTGCAGCTGTTGCTTGTAGTTTGAAGGGAAAAGCTGAGACGGTATGGAGGGTTGCATTGAATAAATTGAGACATTCTAAGCCAATAAATATTGAAAGAGGTTTGACTGATCCCTACAAGTGCTTGCGGTTGAGCTATGATAATTTGGATGATAAAGAAGCTAAATCACTTTTCCTGTTGTGCTCTGTGTTTCCTGAAGACTTTGAAATTCCAATTGAAATCTTAACAAGATGTGCAATAGGATTAGGTGTAGTTGGAGAAGTTGACTCATATGAAGAGGCAAGGAGTGAAGTGATTGCAGCTAAAATTAAGCTTGTTAGTTGTTGTTTATTGTTGGATGCAGATGATGAATGTGTCAAAATGCATGACATAGTTCGTGATGTGGCCCACATAATAGCAAAGATGAGAATAAGATTATCAAGTGTGACGTGGAAAAAGATGTTAGAGTGGAACAAAATTCAGTAA